Genomic window (Verrucomicrobiia bacterium):
GTTTCATCGTTTTCCCACTGGAGAATGAAGGTGATCTTCAGGTTGGGATCCGAGAGTTTCACCGTCCGCACCCGCGTTCCCGATGTGGTGTACTTAACTACCGCGCCATTCCACGTGTAGCTCGTCAGGTATTGTTGACGCGCATAGTACTGGTTGTTCCGAACTGTGTCCTGGGGACACAGGAGCACCTTGTGGGTTCTGAGAAACGGATACAGCAATCCTCGTTGGAAGAAACGCAATTGTCCGTTCCCGGGATTTTCCATGATGTTCCGAACAGAGGTTTCGCCGCCTGCGCCTGCGGCGGTGTAAGGCATTCCCCCGGCTGCGGCCCAGGAGTCGAATTGAGTTTGCCATCCTGGATCCGGCAGATGATCTGAAGCTTCCGAGGCGTACATGTGCGTCGCGATCATGACCTGCTTGTGGTTGCTGAGGTCGTTTGCCATTTGCGCGCGGTTCTTGGCATTGCTCAATGCTGGCAACAGCATGGCTGCGAGAATTGCAATAATGGCGATCACCACGAGCAATTCTATCAATGTGAAAGCTGAGGAACTCCGGCACCGAGGAACCTTGGGCGTATAGCTCATCATGGCTCTGGAACATACCAGCAGTTCCGGAATGTGTATGCCCCCAATACGGGTGAATTTTTCACGACAAAAAGGCTTGGCGGTCGAGGGGAAGAGCGACTGCCCGCCTGCCAGTCCCGGCGCAGAGACATTTCAGTCGCCCAGCAATTTCTTCAGCGCGTTTCTTGCCTGGCTCTCGCGCGCTGTGCCGAAGGCATCCACCTTGCGAACGTATTCACGGCGTGCCATTTCGAAGTATTCGCAGAAGTTTGCCGCGCCCTTTTCCTCGACGGGTTCGGCCCTGCGGTCCCTGCACTGGTAAGCCGCCCGGGCGTCGTAATGGACGCAATTCATGCAAGTCTTCAGATCTGCACCACAGTTATCGCAGGTTTCCGAGCGGCCAGGCGAACCCGACAAGGTGTATTCCGTTCCGCATTTCCAGCAGTGGCGGGTCAGGTTCATGGCGCTCGCTGCCCGGGAAGCTTGCTCCAGCTATGAAGCAGCCGAAGCGCGTAATGCTCGTACGAGGTAAGCACACGGCCGTGCGCCAGGATTTCGTGAACAGCCCGCAAGGTCATGGAAAAATCGAGATCATGAAGCGGTCTGTCCCGCACCAAGCGCTTCTTCCAACGGGCTTCATCGGCCGTTTCCTCCAACTCCACGGGCTGCCCCGGATAAAAGGACATCAGCCAGTCATCCCTTCGCTGAAACCCATCGCGCTCCTCTTTTCCTTCGAACCATGAATCACAGAGCATCATGCAGACGGATTGATTTCGGCAGGAGCCAACGCGGTAAAATACAATCCGGGCTTCGAAATCCGAAAAATAGTTGAACGCGATTCGCTCGGCCCCGGGCGGAAGCGGAGTCAGCGCACGCTGAAAAGCGATTTGCGTGTC
Coding sequences:
- a CDS encoding prepilin-type N-terminal cleavage/methylation domain-containing protein; translated protein: MMSYTPKVPRCRSSSAFTLIELLVVIAIIAILAAMLLPALSNAKNRAQMANDLSNHKQVMIATHMYASEASDHLPDPGWQTQFDSWAAAGGMPYTAAGAGGETSVRNIMENPGNGQLRFFQRGLLYPFLRTHKVLLCPQDTVRNNQYYARQQYLTSYTWNGAVVKYTTSGTRVRTVKLSDPNLKITFILQWENDETKTSLNGRNGQWNDLANFPDEGLSARHGKGAVVGLLGGSAHRMPLREFWAHAGTAATRGDNGGNAGSRKGFAVPTAGRGENILWWWP